A stretch of Patescibacteria group bacterium DNA encodes these proteins:
- a CDS encoding HAMP domain-containing sensor histidine kinase → MPTNEVIPKTEALKNPFTVDLSAEVPLPKLPATPTLGVSRRSVFLRILITFFMLSVTPIAISAGLTVTIYQSSIRQFLPESSVSQIEQVLLAQNILILVLVVIMVIFAGSIISASLVRPLKRLVRLTHLVGEGDLQYRLKPTSRDEIAELTEAFNVMIDRLEVQRRREQLISQMKSEFISIAAHQLRTPLSAVKWTMKMLGDGDIGPLSQEQRDFLDRGYKVNERMIRLVGDLLNVARIEEGRFGYVFQATDMLDYLEKAIERFRVEAAAHGVSLAYDKPNFTLPPLQIDPAKMELVLQNLIENAIKYSQPGGLIDVRVKKYTDHAEITIEDHGVGVPKHQMHRLFTKFFRGDNVVRMQTEGSGLGLFIVKNIVKNHGGDIHAESDEGKGTRMIFTLPLSAEKIPQKETTFEEFVGGL, encoded by the coding sequence ATGCCAACCAATGAAGTGATACCAAAAACGGAAGCACTAAAAAACCCGTTCACGGTTGACCTGAGCGCAGAAGTACCGCTGCCCAAACTACCGGCAACGCCAACGCTCGGCGTGAGCCGACGCTCTGTTTTTTTGCGCATCCTCATAACTTTTTTCATGCTATCGGTAACACCAATCGCAATTTCTGCGGGGTTAACCGTTACCATCTACCAAAGCTCCATTCGCCAATTCTTGCCAGAGAGCAGTGTCAGCCAAATCGAACAAGTACTCTTGGCCCAGAACATACTTATTCTGGTGCTTGTGGTTATTATGGTCATTTTTGCTGGAAGTATTATTTCTGCTTCTCTCGTTCGCCCACTCAAACGACTCGTCCGTCTGACGCACCTGGTTGGTGAGGGCGATCTGCAGTATCGACTAAAGCCGACGTCGCGAGATGAAATCGCTGAATTAACCGAGGCCTTTAACGTCATGATTGATCGACTGGAAGTCCAACGTCGACGCGAACAGCTCATTAGCCAAATGAAATCAGAATTCATCTCGATTGCGGCTCACCAATTGCGCACCCCACTGTCAGCAGTAAAATGGACAATGAAAATGCTCGGTGATGGAGATATTGGCCCACTTAGTCAAGAACAGCGTGACTTTCTCGATCGTGGATACAAAGTAAATGAGCGAATGATTCGGCTCGTTGGTGATCTACTCAACGTCGCCCGTATTGAAGAAGGACGTTTCGGTTATGTTTTCCAAGCAACTGATATGCTCGACTACCTCGAAAAGGCTATTGAGCGGTTCCGTGTTGAGGCAGCCGCGCACGGGGTAAGCCTTGCCTACGACAAGCCGAACTTCACCCTCCCGCCCCTACAGATTGATCCAGCAAAAATGGAGCTCGTACTGCAAAACCTCATTGAGAACGCAATCAAATACTCTCAGCCGGGCGGATTAATTGATGTCCGCGTAAAGAAGTATACCGATCATGCGGAGATTACGATTGAAGACCACGGCGTTGGGGTTCCGAAACACCAGATGCATCGACTTTTCACCAAATTCTTTCGAGGTGACAACGTCGTGCGAATGCAAACAGAGGGTTCTGGCTTAGGACTTTTCATTGTGAAAAACATCGTCAAGAACCACGGCGGCGACATCCATGCCGAGTCAGACGAAGGAAAAGGAACTCGAATGATTTTTACCCTACCATTATCGGCTGAAAAAATTCCTCAAAAGGAAACAACGTTCGAAGAGTTTGTTGGTGGACTCTAG
- a CDS encoding AAA family ATPase, giving the protein MYLEKLEIQGFKTFVRKTTLTFPQPKTGERRGVAGIVGPNGSGKSNFADALRWVMGEQSLKSLRGKKSEDVIFSGTEKLPRVGMAEVSLFLNNEDRQAPIDFSEVVITRRLYRSGESDYLINNKKVRLQDVTLLLAEASCGQKTYSIIGQGMVDAILMATPLERKAYFDEASGTRPLQLKREEAEHKLRQTEDNLRQGDVLIEEIAPRLRSLTRQVRRLERREEVEKELIELRHHFYGSALFQSQQAMRRSEAELNAAAALRETATKTLQTLEEQFGTLERTVGDGEGYQRLTAEYQRIWDARAAVSENILRLKSQLAASSAAVNQAVSVPALTEVYHALERTVGALLDAVEGQKQLDSVAIQAHSNSLREHLVVFRGHLFGATEDDTENTTFTAELEQFENEATHLAKSLDAAQQQMQQFHEKEREKNKTIFDLERSVRTAREHVSGCVEKEHEHQITLARLSATREALNREIAEELNGATPRPETTLFSEPEQSEMRHRMEGLKRRLAEIGTIDEETAKEYEETKTRFEFLTGEAEDLRKATHDLRRVVRELDETIARQFTESFQRISKDFEKFFTVLFNGGTAKLVAVAVDDPGVSDEGGMDSTGFEASRERTGIDIQVTPPGKRLKHISMLSGGERALTSLALICAIISSNPSPFVVLDEVDAALDEANSVRFAEIIDQLSHRTQFVVITHNRASMHQANILYGITMSDDGASKVLSLKLEDIERTLPETA; this is encoded by the coding sequence ATGTACCTCGAGAAATTAGAAATTCAAGGATTTAAAACCTTCGTTCGTAAAACTACCCTTACGTTCCCTCAGCCAAAAACTGGTGAGCGTCGTGGCGTTGCTGGAATTGTCGGCCCTAATGGTTCCGGTAAGTCAAACTTTGCCGATGCCTTGCGATGGGTGATGGGAGAGCAAAGTTTAAAATCTCTACGGGGTAAAAAGTCTGAGGATGTTATTTTTTCTGGAACCGAGAAACTGCCGCGGGTTGGCATGGCCGAGGTGTCTCTTTTTTTGAATAACGAGGATCGACAAGCGCCAATCGATTTTAGTGAAGTCGTAATTACTCGACGATTGTATAGGAGCGGTGAATCTGACTACCTCATTAATAATAAAAAAGTTCGTTTGCAAGATGTCACCCTCCTGCTCGCTGAGGCCAGCTGCGGACAGAAAACCTACAGTATTATAGGGCAGGGTATGGTCGACGCCATTTTAATGGCCACACCACTTGAACGGAAGGCCTATTTTGACGAAGCATCTGGTACCCGACCCCTACAGTTAAAACGTGAAGAAGCAGAGCATAAGTTGCGACAAACTGAAGATAATTTGCGACAGGGCGACGTACTCATTGAGGAAATTGCTCCACGACTTCGTTCATTAACAAGACAGGTTCGAAGATTAGAGCGGCGGGAGGAGGTTGAAAAAGAACTTATCGAGCTGCGACATCATTTTTATGGTTCCGCCTTGTTCCAGAGTCAGCAAGCTATGCGCAGAAGTGAAGCAGAGCTGAATGCAGCTGCGGCACTGAGAGAAACAGCCACAAAGACGTTACAAACACTTGAAGAACAATTTGGCACACTGGAACGAACTGTTGGGGACGGCGAAGGATACCAACGCTTAACAGCCGAGTATCAACGTATTTGGGATGCCCGAGCGGCGGTTAGTGAGAATATTTTACGGTTGAAAAGTCAACTGGCGGCGAGTAGCGCAGCCGTAAACCAGGCAGTATCGGTGCCAGCATTAACTGAAGTTTACCATGCGCTGGAACGAACGGTGGGTGCTTTACTCGATGCAGTAGAGGGACAAAAGCAACTAGATAGCGTAGCTATTCAAGCGCACAGCAATTCGCTGCGAGAGCATCTTGTTGTTTTTCGAGGCCATTTATTTGGGGCTACAGAGGACGATACAGAAAACACTACGTTTACTGCTGAATTAGAACAGTTTGAGAATGAGGCCACACATCTCGCTAAGTCGCTTGATGCGGCTCAGCAGCAAATGCAGCAGTTCCACGAAAAAGAGCGAGAGAAAAATAAAACTATTTTTGACCTCGAACGCAGTGTTCGCACGGCTCGTGAACACGTAAGTGGTTGCGTTGAGAAAGAACATGAACATCAAATTACACTCGCTCGATTAAGTGCGACTCGTGAAGCGTTGAATCGAGAAATTGCGGAAGAGTTGAATGGCGCAACACCACGACCCGAGACAACACTATTTTCTGAACCAGAGCAAAGTGAGATGCGGCACCGCATGGAGGGGCTAAAGCGCCGCCTGGCAGAAATTGGAACGATAGACGAAGAAACAGCAAAAGAGTACGAAGAGACAAAGACACGGTTTGAATTTTTAACTGGTGAAGCCGAGGATCTTCGCAAGGCAACGCATGACCTTCGGCGTGTGGTGCGGGAGCTTGATGAAACGATTGCCCGACAATTTACAGAGTCTTTTCAACGCATCAGCAAAGATTTTGAAAAGTTTTTTACCGTACTTTTTAATGGTGGTACGGCAAAATTAGTGGCGGTGGCGGTTGACGACCCTGGGGTGAGCGACGAGGGTGGTATGGACTCGACCGGGTTTGAAGCGTCACGAGAACGAACCGGCATTGATATTCAGGTGACCCCGCCAGGGAAGCGATTGAAACACATTAGTATGCTTTCGGGTGGTGAACGTGCGCTGACATCTCTCGCGTTAATTTGTGCCATTATCTCTTCCAATCCATCGCCGTTTGTGGTGCTTGATGAAGTTGATGCTGCGCTTGATGAAGCGAACTCTGTGCGGTTCGCAGAAATCATTGATCAACTTTCTCATCGAACGCAGTTTGTCGTTATCACCCATAACCGAGCCTCCATGC